The Aeoliella mucimassa genome includes the window GGTGGATACGGGGCACCTGTGGGGTGCGTGCTAGTATCGCCAACCCACGTGTACCCGGGCCCGGTCGGTGTGGATATCAAGTGCTCAATGAGCTTGCTCCAAACGAGCCTGCCAGCCGACGCAGTGATCGATAAGCAAACGCGACGGGCGTTGATCGATGCGATCTGCGAACGCACCCCAACCGGTGCTGGTAAGGGACAACGGAACGCTCCCAAGTCGCGCCATGTGGAAGAAGCTCTCGGAAAGCGAGTGCTGACCGAAGGAGCCTCGCCTGGGGTTTGTCGCGAGCTCGGTATCCCTGTGGAGTGGGCAAGTCGCTGCGAAGACTCTTTCCATGTAGGGCACGACGACTCGACCGGTGCGCTCGCATTGCGACTAGAGAAGTTGCTTCCCCATATCTATCAGTTCGATGCGAAGATCTCGCAACTCGGCTCGTACGGCGGGGGTAACCACTTTGGAGAATGTGAAGCCGTTGAGGTCGGCGACGACCAACGGTCGCGCGACATCGCGAAGACCTTTGGTTTGATCGACGGTGGCATCGCCTTCCTGTCGCATTGCGGTTCGCGAGGCATTGGGCATTCGCTAGCCACGGGCCAATTCAAGTCGCTCCAAGCCAAGTTCGAGCAGTGGGATATCCCGCTCCCGGGAAAGGATCGCGAATTGGTTTACGCCCCGCTCGGCACGCCTGAAGCCAATGCTTACCTCGACGACATGGCTTTGGGCGCCAACTTTGCGACGGTCAATCACTTGCTGATCAATGCGCTAGTGCTGGAAGCCTTTCAGGAAGTGTTGCCTGGGACTACTGGCGAGCTGGTGTATTTCATTAGCCATAACATTGCTCGCAAGGAGATTGTCGATAACCGCCCTGCGTGGGTGCATCGCAAAGGGGCGACGCGCGCGTATCCTGCAGGGCACTTCGCGCTCAAGGGGACTCCATTTGCCGAAACGGGACATCCCATCTTGCTACCGGGCAATCCGCAAGCAGGGTCGGCGGTGATGGTTGCCGAGGCAGGCGCAGAAGCAAGTTGCTACAGTGTGAACCACGGAGCAGGACGTCAACTCGGACGCAAGGCAGCCAAGCGCGAACTTGACCAGCGGCAAGTCGATCAATCGTTTGCCGATGCCGACATCTTGTCGAATTGCCGTCAATACCCAATCGACGAAGCCCCTGCGGCTTACAAGGACTTCGACGAAGTGTTGCGATCGGTCAAATCGGCTGGGCTGGCAAGCGAAGTCGCGCGATTGAAGGCTCGATTCGTGATCAAGGATGGCGACAAAGCCGACGATTAACTTGGACTCTTTGAACTCCCAGCAGCAGATACTGCAGGGAGTTCAAAGTAGGTGCATGAAGCATCGCTGGCTAACAACAAGGAGAAACACACATTGCCAAATACAGCGATTGATATCGATGGATCGCAAGGCGAGGGAGGAGGTCAGATACTCCGCTCGTCGCTTACGCTATCGATCGTAACAGGGCGGCCCGTGCATCTGACGAACATTCGCGCGGGCCGCGACAAGCCGGGACTCATGCGCCAGCATTTGACTGCGGTGCGGGCGGCTGCCGAAGTTGCTCAAGCAACTGTCGATGGAGACGACATCAAGTCGCAAACGCTGCACTTTGCTCCAACCGCCATCGCGTCGGGACAGTACCACTTTGCCATCGGCACTGCCGGAAGCGGTACGCTTGTATTGCAGACCGTGTTGCCAGCCTTGCTACTCGCCAAAGGCGATTCCGAAATCATTATCGAAGGGGGCACCCACAACCAGTGGGCCCCGCCTTTCGACTTTCTGCAGCAAGCTTACTTCCCACTGCTACGACGAATGGGAGCGGATATTTCAGTTGCTTTTCAGCGTTACGGATTCTATCCAGCCGGTGGCGGGCGATTCGAGGTCTCTATCGTGCCGCCAGCTGAACAGTTGCAAGGGCTAACACTTCTTGATCGCGGTGAAGTGCATCATCGGGCGGTCACTGCGGTGATCGCGAACTTGTCGCGAAGTATCGCCCAACGCGAACTTCAAGCAGCGGCCGAAAAACTCAACTGGCCGGGTGATTGCTATCATCTTAGCGAGGTCCGTGCTGCTGGCCCTGGCAACATTGTGATCATTGAACTGCACTGCGAGCATGTTCGCGAGGTCTTTACCGGCTTCGGACGGATCGGCGCCAAAGCCGAAGGAGTCGCTTTAGAAGCGGTAAGCGCATTGCGCGATTACCAAGCGGCTGACGTTCCGGTGGGCCCCTACTTGGCGGACCAGTTGATACTGCCGCTTAGCCTGGCGGCCTGGCAATCTGGTACCCAGAGTCAATTTCGCACAATGGCTTTAACCCGGCACTCGACCACTCACATTGATATCGTGCGACGCTTCCTAGAGATTCCTATCGATGTTGACCAGCAGGAATCTGCTATGACAGTTACCATTGGTTGATTCGGGACATGCAGCTAACTACCGACAGCTTATCTCAGTGCGACTGGCGAAGTCCGCTTACATGCTGATTGATTTTAACTAATGATTCAAGCGTTTGTGCGAGCACAAACTCGTCGTAGGTACACGTATCGGAACTTTTCCCACTCGAAGACTCAAGGCGCAAACGATCGAACTTCAGATTCGGAATTGCCTGCACCAACAAGGGTGGCGTACTGGAAAGCTCTTCTAACTCGGTATCCAACCATACCGAAACCACCGCCGCACTATCGTCGCCAAACGCCATTCGCACGGTCCAGAAATGCGATTGATTATCGATCGCAAGCGGCTGAACACCAACAAAAGCGCGATCGGTATCGAACAAATACATAGCCTCGTTACCTGGCGGGTATAGACGCACCCCCAAACCCGAAGCCCCGGAAGGTTGCCCAAAGAACACAGGCTCTTCGTCGTTTCGCTTGTCGCCATACATAAGCGACACCCCAGTCCAATCAAAACGCTGATCACTACTGAGCGACATTTGCGACCACCACGACATCCACACCTCTGAATCATCTTTACCAACGTCCCCAGAGCTATTCAATAAGCCCGCCCTTGCAAGCCGTGAACGCTCCGACACGTCCAGGTTCATGAAAACGGTTGTATTCTGCCCAATCACAAGCGACTCCGAAGCTCGTTGCGATCGCTTTATCGGCAGTAAGTCGCTCCCAAACCGGAGCGGCGATATTGCTCTAGGCGTTTCGAAACCAACTGCATAGGCTTCGCCATAAGACTCAGCATGAAATCCTTGGTAAGCCAACAACCCTTCTATTCTCAATAGCTCATAGAACGCAACCTTATCGGCGGCTTCCGCCGACCCGTGCTGCTGCTCCACACGCAACGCAACTTCGTCGGGACGGATAAACTCTCGGTCGTGCATTTGCAAATCAACGGTTTTTGGCAGTTGCCCACCTTGCTCGACTACTGCTTGATAATCAGCTTCCATCTCAATGGGGGAGATCTTCGGATCAGCCAAATCGAAAGGTTGCGAACTTAATTCAATCGCACCTTCGTAAACCGCGACGCTGGTTGTCTGCAGATCACCTACCGACACCCCAAACTCGGTGCCAGTGTCCAACACGCGTGCAGTGGGGGTCTCAACAATGAGTGCATTGGCTTGCCCACTGTTGAGTCCGACTAACTTGCCATGCTTGAGGTCTACTACCCCTTGATCATCCAGGTAAAGCGACACCGGCGCCTCGAGCACCCATTCGCTACCCGAAGGGGTAATCAATTCCACAATTCCCTCGGTTAGCTCGATCGGTTCGTTTGCATACACCGAATTGCCAACGCTGTAGTCAGTATCGCTCCGCCCGACGACTCCCAGCGACGTCTTCACCGTGGCTACAGCAATGCGGACGGGAACCTCAGGGAAAGAAGTTGCCTCGCGAATATCAGCCCCGGTAAGTGGATTGCTCGGAACCTCTCGCTCCTGCTGTGCTAGTACAGGAGTATCTGGAGAAACCGCATTGTCTCTCTGCAGCATGAGATATCCCATGCTGGCGGCAATAAGCACGGCAGCTGCAATTGCCATGCCCCAAGCAGTAGCGAATCTTGAGCGCCTAGGGGCATGCGCGACCGAAGGCTCCGATGGAACACTTGGCGAAGTCTCTTCGAGATACAACACCATGTCTGTGAGTACATGATGAAACGCCTCGTCGCGACGAGTGCTAGAATCTTCCAGCAACACGTTCAGCGAAAGTCGCCGATAGAGCGCTTCATGGGCTACCGCCATGGCGAGCAAGCAACGGCCATTTTCCTCGCCTTCGGAACACCAGCTATCCAGATCCTGCAGAAACTGAGCAGATGCAGATTGGCGACGTCCACCCTCAGGTTGCAATCCGAAACTCTCGGAAGCATCCACAAAGCCATAGAACAGGTTGAAACCTTGCATGACTGTCGGGCTGGCGTGTTGTTTGACTGAGGTTGCACATGCATTCCACAGTTTCAACCGACATTCAGCAAGCTGCGATAGCACCTTCTTTAGAGGCAAACTCAACAATCGCGAAATCTCTCCAGGAGACAATTCCAGCAGATACCTCATGCACAGCACACGCAGTGCACTAGCAGGTACATGTCGCGGAACAAAGTCTTCAACGGATTCGTAAAGTGCTACGACATCGACTGCCTCACATTCACGCAGAGATCGTTTGAGAATCGCTTCGAACTGCTGAACGCTACGATCACGCTCGGCATCTACTCCCTGCCATACAGCAAACTGTTCAACAGCGAGATTCAATGCCAAGCTACAAAAGCGATCGGGGGAGTACTCCGTTAATGGCTCATCCATCAAACCAGAACACACGGAATCAACGGCAGCCTCTGCGTCGCTCGGCAGGCGGAGCCCCATGAACAAGCAAGCACGCAGTGCGATATACACCTGCAACCACAGTTGTGCATGTAGTTCGCTGTGCTCGACTAGCTCGAACACCTGGTAGAAACTTACGTCTTCGCGTATTCCTAGCTCGCGAATAACAATGGATGCAGCAGGAATGGTGGATCCATTCACATCATGGGCCAAAGCTGGTGCAATATGCGATTGCGACGAGTATCGCCATCTCAGTTCCGAATCGATTTGCGTTAGCTCAATAAAATACTGGCGTGCATCCCTATTGTTGAGCAACAATTCGCTCAGCTTGTGTTTCGCTTCGCCATGAAGCGTTCCTAGCTGCCAGGCTTCAACCAGCCGCGGCAATTCGGGCATCGTATGAAATATCTCGTCGGGAGACATAGAGACACTTTCTTAAGTAGTGCGATGGCTAAGCAACTTGCCATTCGCGCAACTTGGCGGAAATACAACGGTGCAGCAAATGTCTTACGCGCACCATCGTTCGTTGGATTGTACGCGATGAGCTACCTAACTGCTGCGAGAGATCACTCAACGACGAGTTATCCTGATAGCGCAACTCTACCACCTTGCGATCTGCACCGGGTAGCTTCTCGATACACAAATCGAGTGCTTCGCGACGGAATTCAAACAACTTGGTATCTTCCATCATCTGTTCTGCTAACAGATCGAGCACTTCGTCGTTGAACCACAGTTTGTCCGACGCTGCCTTGCGACGATGACGTAGCACCTGGATATGGGCAACACCACATGCCCAGGGGAAGAAATCACGGCTACTATCGTACTGGTCTCGCTTCTCCCACAAAGCAAGACTGGTCTCTTGTAGAATGTCGTCGGCATCCGCGTACGTCGGAACGAGCGACTTAATGAACGCATGCAAATACCGCTGATGCTTAGCCATCGCTTGGATGAACACCGCCTCAGGAGTCGGATCGCTTGGTGAACGACTGTTTGCCATTTACTCGATGTTCCTGTCGGCCGGAAGAAGCCAAGATGGCGCATCACTTGTGCGCCGGACACTTTGGTGTAGCACTAGATGAGTTTCCTACACCCCGCTGCTCTTATCATAGTGGTCGGGTGCTGCGCGTCCAGGCGGATTTCTGGATGGTTTTGCGAGTGCGTTTTGCCTCTGTTCCATCGCAAAGTACGACCACAATGTCTTCAATGGACAACCAGCTGACAGACCATAAGGACAACAATACTTGGAGTGCGCACTCCCTACCTGGCCCCCTTCCGCGGGGACCGGCATCAGCCCATATCACCTCAAAAAACGAGAGAAAATCAAAGAAGAATAAAAAATCGTCGGTTTTAAGGATTTTCCATGTCGCATCTCCAGGATGAGTTGCGGAGAATTGATAGCAGGCTTTTCTTCTGCCAGGGCATGGGCCCAGGCAGACTGAGACCTCTTTTCGAGTAAATGACCACTCAATACAGGCGTATGTGGTGCATTCATTTGCCGTTGATTCAACGAATGCCCTTGGCTTGTTAGAGTGTGTCGAACACATGTGAGTTGGACCACTAAGGCGGTCTTTTCACCAACGGAGTTTCGTGTCTGGTTTTTCGCATAGATCATTCGTAGACGGTTTCCTCTTTTCAGTATTTCAGCTGCCCAAGGTATTGATCGGTGCTTTCCTGCCCCGCCTTGGTGATGCGCTGGTAGGTCGAAAAGATGGCACACTTCTCTGCGGCCGATCTGAATTCAAACACGCATTACAACCAGGAGTTTTCTGATGACGAGGTTATTGGCTTGGCTAGCACTGGCTGCTTTCACATGCGTGACGAGTAATTCAGCATTGGCTGTAATCGTCGCCAGCGACCATTTTACAGCAGAGGGTGGCGGCATTGGTTTTGCTGCCGCCGACGACTGGGGCAACTTAAGTAATGGAGTAAGCACTACCGAGGTCGCTAGTCCCGCGTTCCGGGCACTCGATCCGCCTATTGATGCTGTAGGCCTCTCTTCCGGCTCCGTTTATGTATCATTCGATTTCGCCAGCAACCAAGCAGTGAACTGGGGCGGTTTGGCCTTCTTCGAAGGCATCGACGGCGGCGACGAAACCCTCTTCGTCGGCATGCCAAATGGCCGACAGAACTTCGGCATCGATCTTAAGGGCGGACAAGGCGTGCTCGACTCCGGCGTACCCATTGATGGCCAAATGCACCGAATTGTGATGCAAATTGAGTTTGGCGCCAGCAACGATACCTATCGGATGTGGGTCGATAATCTCAACCAGTCTCTCCCTAATAACGAAATCACCCTCGATGGGTTTGTGGTAGATGATGCTTGGCAATCGGTTCGCGTTGCTTCCGACACCGGGGCCGGAACTTTTGTAACTGTCGACAATCTGGTAATCGCCGATTCGGCAGCCAGTGCAGGTTTAACTTCGGCCACCAATGCTTCGCTCACCATTAATCGCTCGACTGGCGAGATTTCGCTGGCGAGCAGCTCCAGCCTATCGAATGTTGTTGGTTATACCCTACGTTCTGGAGTTGGAGCTTTTGATCAAGCTGCCTGGACCACGATCGATGGACGCGACGCGACCGATGCTACTCCGGCAGGCGATGGTAGCGTCGATAACGACGACTGGGACGTCTTGAGTCCTGCGGATAGTAGCACAGTGCTCAGCGAAAGCACGGTTGACACGACTCCTGGTGATGGACTGACACTCACCTCTTCGGCACTTAGCCTGGGAAATGCCTGGCAGCCGAGCCCTTACGAGGATGTATTTGCGACTCTTCTTATCGACAACAATGGCACCATTACCCCCATGGGGGTGAATGTGTCGTACACCGGATCTGAAATCATCGCTGGCGACCTTGACGCAGATGGTGACATCGATCTCGACGACTGGAGTTCCTTCAAAGCTGGTCAAGGCACGGTAAGCAACGCGATGACCACGCTCGAAGCCTATCGCCTCGGCGATATGGACGGCAACCGTGTTCACAATCTTGACGACTTCGACCTGTTTGCCGAAGCGTTTGACACCGCGAATGGTGCTGGCTCCTTTGCTGCGGCAGTCTCTGGAGTACCAGAACCCTCGTCGATTGCTCTGCTAGGCATTTGTGCTGGCCTAGTTCTCGGCATTCGTCGCCGCAGTGCCATCATCGCTTCGATGGTAGCAGTGACTCTTACCTTGATTGGTCTTAGCTCTTCGGCCCAAGCGGTGATTTATGCTTCGGACGACTTCGAAGCTGATGGCTCTGGTACAGGTTGGGCGATTGGTGACATCTGGGAAACTCGCGACGCAGGTGGATTCCTCTCGACCTACGCCAATGGTGGTGGCAACACTTTCAGCAGTCGCAACTTTGCTACCCCTATCGATGCCCAAAACTCGCTTACTTACATTCGCTTTGACTATCGTCAAGAAGAAGGTAACGGCGACAACTGGGGCGGTTTCGCTTTCTTCGAAGGACTCGACGCCAGTGCCGACGAATCCTATTTTGCCGGAGCCAACCCTGGCGGCACGAACAACTACGGTTTTGATGTGAAAGGAAGCGGTGGGCTTCTCGACTCGCTGATCTCCTTCAATGCTCAAAATCATACGGTTATAGGTTCGATCGACCAAACCGGTGCTGACACGATCTACAAAATCTGGATCGACAACTTCGATGTGAACTCTCCCAACAACACGGTGACTGTTGCCGGTCAGAACGCCATCGATGCCCCGTGGCAGTCCCTCCGTTTCAGCGGCGGCGGCGCTCATGAGATTGCTGACAACCTGCTGATCACCGATGGTGCTGAGGAAAGCTTGATTTTCGATGCTCCTCTGCTGGAAACTTTGAACCTGCTTGTGAATAAGGCGACCGGTGAGGTAACCATCGAGAACAACACCGGCGGTAGCGTGAATCTCAGTGCCTACTCGATCTCCAGTGCTTCGGGCTCGCTCGACACCGGTGCGACGGTCGGTGACTTCAATGCGGATGGATCGGTCGATCTCGCTGACTATACGGTCTGGCGAGATAACCTCGGCGGTGATTCCTCCGTGCTGAATGGCAATGGTTCGGGCAGTTCGATTGTCACCCGAACCGACTACAACATCTGGAAAGCAAACTTTGGTGGTGTCGACACCGGCGGCGAAGGCTGGGACAGCCTGGCTGATCGCGATACTCCCGTGGCTGGCTTCCCTCAGAGCGCCGGTGATGGCACAGGCTGGGAAACCGGCGATGGTGCCAGCTTGTTCGAATTGGAAGAGTATCGACTCATTGGTGAATCCACCATGTCGACGACTCCTATTTCGCTCGGTGCCGCCTACGCGGGCGGTGTTGATGGTCCCAACGACTTGTCCTTCTCATATCGCAGTGGTGGCGAGATCCTGTACGGTTCGATCCGATACACCACCACAGTTCCGACTTTGAGTACGGCCAACGTACCCGAGCCGAGCACACTAGCCTTGCTAGTATTGGCCGGAGCCACCTTGCTGATCGCCAAGCGATCAGCCTGATGCTCCGACAGGTGTCCGGTGGCTACGCGTTGGGCAGTCGCGTAGTCACCGGAACCACTTTTGCAACCGATATTGCTCATCTAATTACCACAAGGAACGGAAAGATATGAACTGTCTCATTCGTAGCGACTGGCATACTCGCTTCCACGGCAAGGATTGTCGATCTACTCATTCGTCCAAAGCTTTTACGCTCGTTGAACTGCTGGTGGTGATTGCCATCATCGGCATTCTGGTCGCCCTGCTCTTGCCGGCCGTGCAATCGGCTCGCGAAGCAGCCCGCCGTGCCGAGTGCAAAAACAAGCTGAAGCAACTCGGGCTGGCCGCCATCAACCATCACGACGTACAGGGGCATTTCCCCACCGGCGGTTGGGGATGGCGTTACGCTGGCGATGCCGACGGAGGATACGGAGAGAAGCAGCCAGGCGGCTGGTACTTCAACATCCTCGAGTACTGCGAGAATGGCCAAATTCGCGACATGGCCAGCGATGGCGACTATAGCACTGTAAGCGCCAATCAAAAGGCATTGGCCAAGCAACGCATCGAAACGACCGTCGACCTGTTTATCTGCCCTTCGCGTCGTGGAGGGGGAGTGTATCCCTACATCCGCACCGATGGCAGCGAGTACTACAATGCCGACCGTCCTGAAGTCCTGGGACGCAACGACTTCGCAGCCAACTCTGGGAGTCTCTTCCCTGGATCTATCTGGGAAGGTCCTCGCCAACGCGGTTCGATGATGCCCGCTGTTCCGGAATATACGAATTTCACGACCTATTCCACTACTCAAGGTTACTACACTACCCGCGGTAATGGGGTTGTGCTTGGGCTTAGCGAAGTTCGTATGGCGCAGATCACCGATGGCTCGTCGCAGGTACTCTTGATTGGCGAAAAACACATCCCCTATGGCGAGTACGACACCGGAACCTTTCCCGGTAACGACCAAGGTTGGGATCTCGGCTTCGACACCGACGTGAATCGCTGGACGAAGTTCCCTCCACTGTCCGATTCGGTTGACTTCCCCAGCAACATCACCGGCGATAATCGCGTTTCGATTTTCGGTAGTGCTCATCCAGCGGGATGCCAATTCGTACTGTGTGATGGATCGGTCCATACAATTACGTATGATGTCGATCCGGTGACCTATGCCCGCTTGGGTTCGATTGCCGACGGCGAGATTCTGCCTAGCGATTTCTAATGTCACCGATCGTTCCTCTGGTATTCGTACGCATGAGTAACAAGCACTTGCAACGAGAATCGTATTGAGATGCAATCGAACACCTTGTAGTCAAGTAAAGACATAAGCAGAGAGCATTAGCACCGAGGCGCGTACTGTTAGTGATCACCTTTGATGATTTGCCTTTTCAACTTTGGAGTAATGTCTCATGAAATCAACGAGTCGATACCTTTTTCTTTTGTTCACAGCGGTAACGCTCGCCGCCGCTGCGCCTGCCTCGGCCGATTTGGTTGCCGCAGATGATTTTGATGATGCCGATGCCACTCTCCTCGACGGTAAAGCTGCCGACGTTGGAGGTAATTGGCGTGTTACCCAAGGGGGCGACAGCCTTGCTGTGCAAGGGGGAGCGCTCGATACCACTGGTGGTGGTCGCACCGCGTACCTCGATTTCGCTGAAGGCAAGGTCCTCGGCGCAGGCGAACTGCTGACCATGGAAGTCACGACGCTTAGTCCTTCAGGCAACAATTTCTTCAGCGGTGGATACGCAGGTTTCTCCTTCTTTCAGGGGGACGATGGTTCCGAAGTCATGTTCATCGGCGATACCGGCGGTGGAGAATTCTGGGGAATCGATCAGGCGGTTGTTGGTTCCACCACTCTCTCCAGCAACAACGATCCCGAAGCCACTGCCGTGTTCACCTACGCTTTCGACTCTGGGGATTACTCGCTGTCGATCGACGGAGTTACCGAACTTTCGGGCACCGGTACCCCGAACCTGGCGGTCGATCGTTTCCGCTTCGTCAACGGCAACGGGGGCGACCTGATCATGGACTCGCTCTCGGTCGATATCTCGACTCAAGTTCCCGAGCCAGCGTCGGTTTGCCTGCTGGCAGTCGCAGCAGCTGGACTGGCATTTGCCGCCAAGCGTCGAGCTGCTTGATCGACTCCGTTGACTGACACACAACTTTCGCAGCCTCGCCATCCTCCCCAGGTTGGCGAGGCTGTTTTCGTTTACGGAATTCACTATTCCCGCCCGCCAGATGTGCGACTTATTGGCAATAGATTCCCAATGTTCCCACCGATGGGAAAATTGAATCGGCGTGCACTCTACAAAACCAGGGGGTTTCGCTCTCGAATAGATTCCCATTTCCCAAAACGCATCGAGTGGGAATCTATTTTCGCGGTGGGAATCAATCGTAAGTCGTTGGTGAACAATAAGTTGCATTAACACCTCCACGATAGTTACCCAAAATAGATTCCCACCCATGGGAAACTATTTTGGAGGGAAGTTGGGATTCAGGGGGCGGGGATTTCGGACTGCGTATTGGAAATTGCGGGATGGTGTAATGTTATCTGAAGGAGCTTCCAGCGACTGAAAGATCTGGCCTACTGGTGACAGCTTAAAGCCTGCAGCTCTGACAACCGCGCAGCAGCGAGCCCCACGCAAGCAACTATGCGGCTGCGCGTCGATGCTGTCATTCGATAGAACTCACCGTCGGCTACCCCATTCCATCCTCCAATAACGAACAACTGACAATACCAAACGGACGATACACCACCTGTTCATTAGATCACATGCAGTGGCCAATTACCACTAAATAGTCACTAGATTTTTATCCAGAAATCTCATCGTCCGGCCCCATTTCCTGCACGGAACATAGATCGGTAACTGACGATCGCGACTAGTTGAACAGAGCTTAGTTAGAGACCGGTTCTACGCAAATCACCTGTGATAAGCTGCGAATGTAAATTCGCTTCCCCACGTAGGCAGGCGTGGCGTAGACTCGCTGGCCGAGGTCGATGGTGGCCAGCTCTTCGAAATCGCGTCCCATGTTCAACACCCGCAAGACGCCCGCGAGATCGAACAGGAACACACGATCTCCGACTAAGATAGGAGAGCTGGTAAATCCCTGATTGAACTCATGTTCCCAGACAACTTCGCCCGTTTTCAGGTCGAGGCAACTCACCACTCCAAAGGCGGTTGGTATCAACAACCATTCGTCGTTGGCCACGGGACTTGTAGCATCTGGCAAGGCATCGCTGTATTGCCAGAGGATGCGAGGTGTAGAATCGGTCGCTGGCAGTTCGATGGCCGAACCGTCGGTCATGTCGTTGCCAACAAATAACACCCCTCCACCATAGGCAGGAGAAGCAGCCACTTCCGCATCGAGACATTCCAAATGCCAAAGATGCTTACCATCTTCAGGAGCATAGCCATCGACCGACTTACAGTTCGTTAGAACAAGTTCCCTCCGCCCTTGATGCTCGATAAGAATCGGCGAGGTCCAAGAGATTTCGTTACGATCCACTTCCCAGGCAATCTCGCCCGATG containing:
- a CDS encoding RtcB family protein; protein product: MTTTTQSKYQILPRGEATAILPTGSKHSPITVIGTEPIRSSFDELCLQQAINSRTAPGVTNLVLNPDAHGGYGAPVGCVLVSPTHVYPGPVGVDIKCSMSLLQTSLPADAVIDKQTRRALIDAICERTPTGAGKGQRNAPKSRHVEEALGKRVLTEGASPGVCRELGIPVEWASRCEDSFHVGHDDSTGALALRLEKLLPHIYQFDAKISQLGSYGGGNHFGECEAVEVGDDQRSRDIAKTFGLIDGGIAFLSHCGSRGIGHSLATGQFKSLQAKFEQWDIPLPGKDRELVYAPLGTPEANAYLDDMALGANFATVNHLLINALVLEAFQEVLPGTTGELVYFISHNIARKEIVDNRPAWVHRKGATRAYPAGHFALKGTPFAETGHPILLPGNPQAGSAVMVAEAGAEASCYSVNHGAGRQLGRKAAKRELDQRQVDQSFADADILSNCRQYPIDEAPAAYKDFDEVLRSVKSAGLASEVARLKARFVIKDGDKADD
- the rtcA gene encoding RNA 3'-terminal phosphate cyclase; its protein translation is MPNTAIDIDGSQGEGGGQILRSSLTLSIVTGRPVHLTNIRAGRDKPGLMRQHLTAVRAAAEVAQATVDGDDIKSQTLHFAPTAIASGQYHFAIGTAGSGTLVLQTVLPALLLAKGDSEIIIEGGTHNQWAPPFDFLQQAYFPLLRRMGADISVAFQRYGFYPAGGGRFEVSIVPPAEQLQGLTLLDRGEVHHRAVTAVIANLSRSIAQRELQAAAEKLNWPGDCYHLSEVRAAGPGNIVIIELHCEHVREVFTGFGRIGAKAEGVALEAVSALRDYQAADVPVGPYLADQLILPLSLAAWQSGTQSQFRTMALTRHSTTHIDIVRRFLEIPIDVDQQESAMTVTIG
- a CDS encoding FecR domain-containing protein is translated as MSPDEIFHTMPELPRLVEAWQLGTLHGEAKHKLSELLLNNRDARQYFIELTQIDSELRWRYSSQSHIAPALAHDVNGSTIPAASIVIRELGIREDVSFYQVFELVEHSELHAQLWLQVYIALRACLFMGLRLPSDAEAAVDSVCSGLMDEPLTEYSPDRFCSLALNLAVEQFAVWQGVDAERDRSVQQFEAILKRSLRECEAVDVVALYESVEDFVPRHVPASALRVLCMRYLLELSPGEISRLLSLPLKKVLSQLAECRLKLWNACATSVKQHASPTVMQGFNLFYGFVDASESFGLQPEGGRRQSASAQFLQDLDSWCSEGEENGRCLLAMAVAHEALYRRLSLNVLLEDSSTRRDEAFHHVLTDMVLYLEETSPSVPSEPSVAHAPRRSRFATAWGMAIAAAVLIAASMGYLMLQRDNAVSPDTPVLAQQEREVPSNPLTGADIREATSFPEVPVRIAVATVKTSLGVVGRSDTDYSVGNSVYANEPIELTEGIVELITPSGSEWVLEAPVSLYLDDQGVVDLKHGKLVGLNSGQANALIVETPTARVLDTGTEFGVSVGDLQTTSVAVYEGAIELSSQPFDLADPKISPIEMEADYQAVVEQGGQLPKTVDLQMHDREFIRPDEVALRVEQQHGSAEAADKVAFYELLRIEGLLAYQGFHAESYGEAYAVGFETPRAISPLRFGSDLLPIKRSQRASESLVIGQNTTVFMNLDVSERSRLARAGLLNSSGDVGKDDSEVWMSWWSQMSLSSDQRFDWTGVSLMYGDKRNDEEPVFFGQPSGASGLGVRLYPPGNEAMYLFDTDRAFVGVQPLAIDNQSHFWTVRMAFGDDSAAVVSVWLDTELEELSSTPPLLVQAIPNLKFDRLRLESSSGKSSDTCTYDEFVLAQTLESLVKINQHVSGLRQSH
- a CDS encoding sigma-70 family RNA polymerase sigma factor; its protein translation is MANSRSPSDPTPEAVFIQAMAKHQRYLHAFIKSLVPTYADADDILQETSLALWEKRDQYDSSRDFFPWACGVAHIQVLRHRRKAASDKLWFNDEVLDLLAEQMMEDTKLFEFRREALDLCIEKLPGADRKVVELRYQDNSSLSDLSQQLGSSSRTIQRTMVRVRHLLHRCISAKLREWQVA